Within the Candidatus Woesearchaeota archaeon genome, the region CAATTAGCACTACCACTATATTTTTGTACTTGCATGCGGCCATGAACAGTGATCATACTTGCTCCATTATCTTCGCAAGCTTTCGCAAGTGCAATAGCAAGATTTTCATTAGGATTAGAAAGACCAATACGCATTTTGGCAGTAATAGGATTGTTAACTGCACACGCCATTTTATGAACGATTTCTCCTGCGAGTTGCGGATTTTGCAAGAGTGCACTACCTCCGCCAAGTTTACACACCTTATCAACAGGACAACCCATGTTAATGTCAATTATATCACAATAGGACGAAATTATTTCTGCAGCTTTTGCCATACAAGTAGGATCACTACCAAATAATTGAATTGCAAATTTTTTTTCTTGTTCTGCTCGTGCAATCATTTCTTTTGTTTTCTCGTTATTTTTTAGAATTCCTTGAGCACTCACTAATTCAGTAACAGTCATTCCCGCGCCACTCTTAGCACACACTGCGCGAAATGCAGGATCGGTAATTCCTGCCATGGGTGCTAAGAATACTTTTGAAGAAAAGTTCATATATTAATGGTGTCAGGTATTGTTTAAAAAG harbors:
- the dusB gene encoding tRNA dihydrouridine synthase DusB codes for the protein MNFSSKVFLAPMAGITDPAFRAVCAKSGAGMTVTELVSAQGILKNNEKTKEMIARAEQEKKFAIQLFGSDPTCMAKAAEIISSYCDIIDINMGCPVDKVCKLGGGSALLQNPQLAGEIVHKMACAVNNPITAKMRIGLSNPNENLAIALAKACEDNGASMITVHGRMQVQKYSGSANWKKIKEVKDAVNIPVVGNGDISTPELAKLRLQTTNYVSIGRACSGNPLLFKEITTYLDTGKYEDITPHLRLSMFEQYLDFAQEFGTSLVTQRLQAQHFTKGFQGASEARLQLNAAQTPTELLTIVSSLLEPFLTTK